GAGGTTCGACAGCGGCTCGTCGAACAGGAACGCGCGCGCGTCCCGGACGATCGCCCGGCCCATCGCGACGCGCTGCCGCTGGCCGCCGGACAGGTTCGCGGGCTTGCGGTCCAGGTGCTCGCGCAGCTCCAGGGTGTCGGCGGCGAACTCGACGTGCGAGCGGATCTCGTCCTCCGTGAACTTCCCCTTCTGCAGCCGCAGCGGGAACGCGATGTTCTCGAACACCGTCAGGTGCGGGTACAGCGCGTAGTTCTGGAACACCATCGCCAGGTGCCGGTCACGCGGGGCCTTGTCGTTGACGACCTCGTCGCCGATCCTCAGCTCGCCGGACGTGATGTCCTCGAGGCCGACGATCATCCGGAGCAGCGTCGACTTCCCGCAGCCGGACGGCCCGACGAGGATGACGAACTCCCCGTCCTTGATGTCGAGGCTGACGCCGTTGACCGCCGGGTAGCCGTCGCCGTACTCCTTGACGATGTCCGTCAGGGTGATGGATGCCATGGGGTTCCTCCTCGTGCGGCGGGGCGTCAGCCCTTGACGGCGCCCTGGGTCAGCCCGGAGACGATCTGGCGCTGGAACAGCAGCACCAGCACGACCACGGGCACGGTGACGACGACCGCGGCGGCGGAGATGGCCCCGGTCGGCTCCTCGAACTGGGAGGCGCCGGCGAAGAACGCCAGCGCCGCGGGGACGGGGCGCGCGGCCTCGGTGGACGTGAGCGAGATCCCGTAGACGAAGTCGTTCCAGGCGATGAAGAACGCGATCAGCGCCGTGGTGAACACGCCGGGCGCGGCCAGCGGGACGATCGCCTTGCGGAACGCCTGCCAGGTGGTGGCGCCGTCCACCTGCGCCGCCTGCTCGAGCTCCCACGGGATCTGCCGGAAGAACGCGGTGAGCGTCCAGATGGAGATCGGCAGCGTGAGCGACAGGTACGGGATCACCAGGCCGGGCCAGGTGTCGTACAGCCCGATGGACCGCCAGAGGTTGAACAGCGGCGTGACGATCGAGATGACCGGGAAGATCGACACCGCGAGCGCCGTGGTGAGGATCAGCTTGCGGCCGGGGAACTGCAGCCGCGCGATCGCGTAGGCGGCGAGCGTCGACAGCACCACCGAGATGGCCGTGGCGATCAGGGAGATGCCGACGGAGTTGCGCAGCGACGACAGGAACAGGTCCTGCGCGGACCCGTCGGGCGCGAGGATCTGCTCGTAGTTGCCCAGCGTCCACGTGCTCGGCAGGAACGTCCCGGTGTTGAGGTCGCTCGACAGCTTGAACGACGTCGCGAGGATGGACGCGACGGGGAACAGCGCGTAGATCAGCACCGCGAGCGTGATCGCCGCCCAGGCGACCTTCTGCCGGCCGGACATGGCACCCATCAGCGGTCCCCCTCGCGCCGGCCAGGTCGACCTTGAAGATCTTGATCGCGATGAAGCAGATGATCAGGACGCACACGAACAGCAGCACGGAGATCGCGGACCCGAGACCGATCTCGAGCCTGCTGATGGACGTCCGGTAGGCCAGCAGCGACAGCACCGTCGTGTTGTTCGCGCCGTTCGTCATGATGAAGACGTTGTCGAAGATGCGGAACGCGTCGAGCGCCCGGAACAGGACGGCGACCATGATCGCGGCCTTCATGTTCGGCAGGACGACGCGCTTCATCCGCTGCCACCACGTCGCACCGTCGACCTGCGCGGCCTCCTCCAGGTCGCCCGGGACCTGCGCGAGGCCGGCGAGCAGCAGCAGCGAGATGAACGGCGTGGTCTTCCAGACCTCGGACGCGATGATGACGAACAGGCTGGTGCCGGTGCCGGCGAACCAGTTGAGGTCGGGGCTGATGCCGGCACCCAGTCGAACCAGTGGTTCACGTACCCGGAGTCGATGGCGAACGCGTAGAACCACGCGAACGCCGAGACGACGGTGATGATCCCGTAGGGCACGAGGATCGCGGTGCGCAGCAGCCCGCGCAGCCGCGTGATCGCCCGGTGCATGACGAGCGCGAGCGCGAACCCGAGCACCAGCTCGATGGCGACGGTGACCAGCATGATGATCGTCGTGACCAGCAGCGAGCCCCAGAACACGGGGTCGGTGAGGATCACCGCGTAGTTGCCGAGCCCGACGAACGCCCGGTCGCCCGGGGCGGTGAGCCGGTTGCGGAACAGCGACTCGTAGACCGCCTGCAGGATCGGGTAGGCGGTGACCGCGAGCATCACCACGAACGCCGGCCCGGCGAGCAGCCACCCGAGCCGCGCCTCGGCCCGCGCCCGGTCGCTGCGGCGCGGCTTGCCGGACCGCTCGGGCCCGGACCCGCGGGTGCTGCGCGCGGCGACGCCCGCCGTCGCGCCGGTGACCTCGGTGCTCATCTCGGCGCCCCCTCGGGTCCGGCGGGGCGCGCGTCCTCGCGTCGGTTCACAGCAGGCGCTCCCCTCGCAGCACGGCGGTGATGAAGTCGGTCGACTCCTGCGGCGTGGAGTCCGGGTCGACGGAGGCCGGCGGGTGCCAGGTCTCGACGAGGCCCTGGGAGACCTCGTTGTAGTACGGGGTCTGCGGGCGGGGCGCCGCCTGCTCCAGCGACTGCCGGATGACGTCCGCCATGGGGAACGTCTCCTGCACGTCGGGGTCGTCGTAGGCGACGGTGCTGGCGGGCGGGTTGCCGTCGGAGACGAAGTACGCCGCCTGGTTCTCGGGCGTCGTGATGCACACCGCGGCCTCGTACGCCTCGTCGACGTGCTCGCTGAACGCCCCGACGCCGAGGTTGATCCCGCCGTACGGCGGCGCGGCGTCCTCGCCCTCGACGACCTGCGGGTAGACGGCCCAGCCGACGTCGTCGAGCAGCTCCTGGTCGAGCGTGCCGTCCTCGACCGCGCCCTGCATGGCCGGCCACACGAACGGCCAGTTCACCATGAACGACCCGCTGTCCCCCTGGAACTGCGAGAGGGAGGCGTTCTCGTCCTGCGTCGGGAGGCCGGGACCACCGAGTCCCTCGGAGCCGATCTCCCCGATGATCCGCGCCGCCTCGCGCCCGGCCTCGGAGTCCAGCCCCAGCTCGACGTCCTGGGCGTCCGCCTCGGGCGTCTCGACGATGTGCCCGCCCGCCGACTCGACCAGCGCGTTGATCCAGACGGTGTAGGCCTCGGCCTTGACGCCCTGCACGCCGAGGCGCTTGTCCTGGTCGCGGGCCGCGTCCATCACCTGGTCCCACGTCACCGGCTGCGACATGTCGAGACCGGCGGCCTCGGCGACGGACGTCCGGAACCACAGCAGCTGCGTGTTCGCCCAGAACGGCACGGTCACCAGCTCGTCGCCCCAGGACGCTCCCTGCAGCGCGCCCTCGGCGACGTCCTGGCTGACCTGCTCGGCGACCTCCGGCGGCACCGGCGCGAGGAACCCCGCGTTCGCCAGCTCGGGGATGAACGGCGGGTCGAGGCTCATGAGGTCGATCGACGAGTCCGAGGCGGCGAGGCGCCGGGCGAGCTGCTCGCGCTGGGCGCTG
This is a stretch of genomic DNA from Cellulomonas sp. ES6. It encodes these proteins:
- a CDS encoding carbohydrate ABC transporter permease; this encodes MGAMSGRQKVAWAAITLAVLIYALFPVASILATSFKLSSDLNTGTFLPSTWTLGNYEQILAPDGSAQDLFLSSLRNSVGISLIATAISVVLSTLAAYAIARLQFPGRKLILTTALAVSIFPVISIVTPLFNLWRSIGLYDTWPGLVIPYLSLTLPISIWTLTAFFRQIPWELEQAAQVDGATTWQAFRKAIVPLAAPGVFTTALIAFFIAWNDFVYGISLTSTEAARPVPAALAFFAGASQFEEPTGAISAAAVVVTVPVVVLVLLFQRQIVSGLTQGAVKG
- a CDS encoding extracellular solute-binding protein yields the protein MRRRSRGIAAGAVLALGVGLAACAPADDTPVLTWYTNPDAGGQAALAQQCTEEADGAYRIEVSVLPREASAQREQLARRLAASDSSIDLMSLDPPFIPELANAGFLAPVPPEVAEQVSQDVAEGALQGASWGDELVTVPFWANTQLLWFRTSVAEAAGLDMSQPVTWDQVMDAARDQDKRLGVQGVKAEAYTVWINALVESAGGHIVETPEADAQDVELGLDSEAGREAARIIGEIGSEGLGGPGLPTQDENASLSQFQGDSGSFMVNWPFVWPAMQGAVEDGTLDQELLDDVGWAVYPQVVEGEDAAPPYGGINLGVGAFSEHVDEAYEAAVCITTPENQAAYFVSDGNPPASTVAYDDPDVQETFPMADVIRQSLEQAAPRPQTPYYNEVSQGLVETWHPPASVDPDSTPQESTDFITAVLRGERLL